The genomic DNA CGTTGTGTCAATGTCACAGTAGCcccagcaggctggggctgcagggagcggCGGTGCGGTTGCAGGGGGCGCTGGCGGTCCCGGCGCTTCGGGGGTGAGGCCGGCGCCTTTTCCGGCCGAGGCGAGGGGCTCCTGGAGCACTGCACTGGTCCCGCCCACCAAATCCCGCTCCCCCTGAGGAGGGGCCAGGGCAGCCCAGAAGACCCAGACGCAGCAGAGGCCTGACACAGCGTGCTTTATTGCCAGGCTGTCACAGCCACTCACCGAGCTCGGAGAGAATGCACAGATCATAAATTATTTAActtacaataaataaataaccctGCCAGCACCCTGCTACAAGCTTTTGGTTACCAGCTCCTGGTGGcccatgctgcagcagtttATGAGCAGGAGGAGCAAGAAGGCTCCCTAAGAAGCATGAGAAACTGAAGTTCCCCAAGAAATAACTATAGTCTATGCAAGCTGAGGTACAGGAGCTGGGCTAGACAAAGCATTTGGGGCTGTGGAGGTTTAAACTGCTGAGCTGGTAGCCATTAATGCAATGTGATGCTActtatttttgtagttttaagGGCTACACTGCTACTCCAACACTAccaatatttacaaaaaaaacaccagctgGATTTTACTTGCGGACTGCTTCCTTTTCCCTTAGTGTTtctgcccacccagccccaGTAGGTGCTCTACATGCTTGCAAGCCCTACCACCTGTGGCCAAGGAATTTAACGACCCTATCCCTCTCTTCCAAATTCTCTGAAATTCACTTTTCCAAATGACCCTAATATGCTGTTGGAGGGCTGGGTAGACCTCACAGGTGGGCACTCAGTACAGCAGCGGAGCCAGACAGCACCATGTAGTTAGTTACTGCAATCTAGCTTATTCGCTGTATTTGCTTTGGCAAGCCCTGGACACACAGAGGAGAAAGCACAAAGCAGAGACAGGTTGCATGGCAATATCTTAAGCTGCCCTTTTTTAGGAACTTCAGGAATTTCCTTACCTTTGATCATATGCAGATGCAGCTTTACTGGGAATAATAATGGAACGCaagtgcagagctgctgctggcgATTTAACCACTCTGTTATCTGGGCCAAATCTGAACAGGGCTACACAACAAAACACTGGCAAGCGGCTGGTACtagtgctcctgctgcttcagcacCTGCTGAACTGCGGAACTGGGAGGGAGAGCCCCAGTGAGAGCACACCCGGCTGGTTCCAAGCGGCGCCAGTGCTGGCGGCTGCTGCCTTGTCTTGCCTGCCAGCAGAGGGAAGCATAACTCTAGCTGTAAATGGCTTCTACAGAGGCTCTTATTCCTGCACGGATTTGGAGCTAAGAAAAAGGCAAGTTGTTCCTGGGAAAAGATGGGTGAACCCGGCACTGGGGATTAGCACAGCCACACAACACGCTGCTGATGGAGACAGAACCCACTATTAGAGCAGATGCTCTGGGAGGAGGTGCTGTTCCTCCAGTGCGTTCTGGAGAAACCCAAGATGGGAATGGTGCCCACCCTCAAAACCTTCAGTTTTCAGAGGAGTCTGTCTCTTCGTTGGAGCCTTCACTCTCAGCATCCATTTTTCGACGATGGTGTAGAGGTTTCCAAGGTGAGTTAATCCTGGGTGAGTTACGAACGGGCATATTTGCTGTGTCTGCACTGGAGCTGGCAGGACCAGAGACAGAAAGTCCTGAAACCTGAGCTaccctgaaagagaaaagacaagtgCTAGGCAGCATGTTGCAAAAACTTCTACTGCAGCACTCTTGGAGTAAACCTGGAAGAACGACTTTAAAACTAGCACAGAGATGGAAAGATGTTTGTGGCATAGAGGGAGAACACATTGTACTGGTACCTCCCAGAGTCACTATGTGAATCTTCTCATATTTAAACGTATCTTCTGGACTGATCTCTTTCTTTCCAACACTCCTATTTTTCACCATCCAAACAAAATTTCCCTGTTCATTAGAGACTGCTGCTTGCTCTAGATCCCTCTTTGAGTCACACTCTTCCCCTCTGTTTCTGAAGACCTGTAAGGATTTTGTTAACTGCACTGAGGTACCACAAAGAAAGAAGCCCTTCACGTTCAGACTGCTCTTTCAGCTCTGTTGTGTAGTAGAGCAGAGGAATAGGACAGTACTTTATTACACTCTTCTATAGCATGCTACCCTTAATCTGTTGCTTTACCTCCTAGTTTAGGCAATTCCACTTACAATTTCTCAAGTTCCTGATCCATGGCAGGATCCAGAAACAAGTCCCCTTTATCTGGCAGAGCccctgggaaaaagaaaaaaaaaaaaaacaccaatgAAAGTATCCGTAGAGTTAGGCAATTCATGCTTCAAGAAAAGTGTTCAAGCCATAGCAGCATCTAAAACCTGCAAGacagagaacatttttcctTACATCTGTTAGAGAAATGGACACAATGTTGAGGATTATAGACAGATGAAGAAGGATGAtccattttctttgtctttcataCATGCTGTAGCTGAGCTCAGACTAAAGGGGAAGCAGCCTCAGTAGTCTCAGCAGTTTCACTTCCTACAGCCCTGAGGATTGGCAGTTTTCATTCACTGTAAAAAATTAGAGTACTGACTGTCAGGGAGATGGCAGTCTCTTAACTTTGGGCCTCTGTTCATTGCCCAGTATAGTCACCAGTACCAGATGTAATAGATGTGGTGTTCTCAGTGCCACAGCCCAAAACATGCACTATAGCGCCCAGGGTTATTTATGGTTTTGTGCCACCTGCCTTTCCTGTAGTGCACTGATCTTGGGGATCAAAACACTCCACAGATTTaaggcttttgctttccttgcaACTCAGGAAAGTCAGGCCTGACTCTCATGCACATTGTCTACAGGAGTTAAGTGTGGGTGAACTGTGCTCTAGCATTTTTTGCTGTCTGGATGTGAGCAAGAAAGGCTGGGCCAGAACTTGGGTACCCTCTCAGCATAAGATCAACATGCTCCTTTTCACATTAGAAACCTTACTCTAGATGAAGGACATGGTATAGTTCAGGACTGGAACAGCTGATTGAGACTCTTTGCTCTTCTCTGAAAACACTGGGACCTTAGCAGAGCCAGAAAGGAAAACGGCGCTCTTAGGAAAGACCTCCTTCCTAATTCTTTAACAAATACTACCTTGGATAGGGGTCATGGGAGAGTGTGATCAGCCATCACAGAAAtgacaggacagcacagagatTGACTACCAGAGCCTGGAGAGTACCACTACACACCAGGACAAAAAACCCATTTGATAACCTATATCAACAGTACAGTGAGGAATGCTCTTTTCTAAGGTTTTTCAGGAGACTTGGGTGCTACACTCAATACATTTGGGAAGAGGCTTTGTGTTCCTTGTGGGGATGCAGATCTGTTTGCTGGCTCTGTCACCTTGCTCttgcaggagaggctggagagccaGCTGTCCCACAGAGGCAGGCTGGCAGCAGTCATCAAAAATGTAGCAATGAGTGCCTGAAAAGTAGAGTAAGTTTAGACCAGAACCAATTCCTCCATTTATTTGGGTTCTGGTCTATTCCTCCTGTAAATGAACAGGAAATCTGGCATTGCAAAACTGTGTCAGGAGATCCATGGAAGTGTCCCAATCTGCTTCTTTTTGTGGGCTCAATTAAAAGAATAAGCAACTAAAACTTAATTTGTTTCTGTAGTTGCAGAGTGCACAGTGAAGTCTCTAGGGCACAAGATTTACTTGGGAGAGCTGATAAATGGCAATTGAAGAATTCACAAATCAACACTGACATTGGAGATACACTGCAGATTCCAGTCTGCCTGGCAAACTCAGAGACACTGTACCAGCCTGAACAAGCTGCTTTAATCCCTATCCCTGTTCCtcaagaggagctgctggctttgTGAGACCAAAACCTCCTCTGCCTGAGACTGCTCTCACCAAAGGGCTTTGGGGAGCTTGTGATCCCCTACAGACCAAAGACTATTGAAATCACCCTTCAGGAGAGATTAAAAGACACCAGGAAAAGAATCCTCCTATCCTTGCCAAAAACGCTAGCACCTGTCAGACTTGTGGTTGCTGCCCCTCCTCTGAGAGAGGCCTCAGCAGGAGGCTGGCAGAGGGCCAGAGGACAGGCCTACATTAATGGAAACGAAAACCCACTCACTTTGTAGATGGCACAATGGAGACTGTgggcagaattttttttttcttttcttttcatctgttttctttatgCTTGACTAGAAGTGGATTTCAtagggcaaagaaaaaaaagattgtgaTTGCTGCCATCCAGGCATCACCTTCCTCACAGTGAATACACTGCTGTCTAAGCCTGTTTTCAGAGGGGATTGCAGGGCTGTATTCATGCACCTTTGATATATAATCTGCCCTGCCCCAGAGGAGCATTAGCAGCTTAAATGGTTTGCTGTAAGAAGGGGCTCAGCCAGGGAAGACACGCTTTTACTGTACTATGACACACACCTGTGCAAAAGAAGCAGCCCTCAGGCAAGGTACACCTTTTCATTGAGTTTTGTCTTTGCAATTAGGGACTGGCAGATACTCAGGCCCAGAAGTAGAGGAAGAGGAGACccaaagacagagagagacatCTTCCCTTAATGGCCAGGTCATTTGCTGAGTGGAGATGAGTGAAGATGAGTGTTTGGGAACAcccccacacacagccctccCTCCCTATTCCTGCCATTTAAATTTCTCTCTTGCATACAGTCTTGTCAAACAGAGAAGccatttctgttcctctttGTAGGaacaggggaggaggaggaggaagagcacaAGCAAGGCATATAGGGGAAATATGAAACTGTGAGTGAATTCTGGATGGATTATATACTGTCCTTTGCCAATGTAGCACTGCTTCCTTGCTCCAAACCTGCACAACATAGAAACAAGCAGTAAGATGCTGGTTGGTAATCACAGTGGTTCCCACAGCAGTGTGGTACAGATTTTTGTAGCAGTTTGTGTTTTATGACTGGATTTTCAGCAGGCCAAAGATATCTACTAGCAAGATCACACTGCCTTGAGGGAAGATGGGGAAGAACTGGGAAAGACTGGGCTTTTAACCTTTGAGCCAAGGAGACAGCAGAGGTTTTTCATTAGGAgtgctttcttttcttatatATGAGAGCAGCCATTTAAAATCTGTGGAAGCACCAAGGGCTAAAACATAGGATGGCACCTCAATTCAAAGTAATCCTTGAGGAACCTTCATAGCTTCAGGCAGACAGTAAGGCACAGAGTTATGTTTTTAAAGTTAATCCATCaacaaaaagattaaaagcTTCCTTCACTCTCTTCCTGACTGTAAAATGTGGGTTATAATTACAAAGGAAATCCATGACTGAAAATCAAGAACTGTATCATTTAGAGAGGTCTTACCTAGGGCTCGGTTGATGCCCTGATCCTTTGCAAGAGCCATAAGGAATCCATAGAAGGTCATTCTTTGCACGCTACTCAGCATTTCCTTCACAAGAGCAGAAGGCGGGCAGCtaggaaaagaaagacagagatCATCTTGTcttctaaataatatttttttttctaagaccCAGCTCAAAATCAAGAAATAAACCCTTTTACCTGTTCTAACACTGTCAGGTTGCCCTGACTCAGTGTAAAACAGCCACCAGCTTGCTCATTGATCATTGGATCTTTCCTCCATTTGCTAAGCAAGATCTTTGAGCTGGGGGACATCCCTAGGAGCAATCTTACCTGTCTTCATTCCAAGGACAGTGAGAAAAGACTAGAGTCACTCAGAGGCATACACATCCCAACTTTTAGCATGTTTTTTCAAAAATCCTCtgggaaatactttttttcagaagccAATAAAATTTCATAGAAATgttaagtttggaaaagactAAGACCACTGAGTACAGTGGTTAAtggagcactgctgtgttcacCACCAAACCAGGAAAAGACTAAGACCACTGAGTACAGTGGTTAAtggagcactgctgtgttcacCACCAAACCAGGAAAAGACTAAGACCACTGAGTACAGTGGTTAAtggagcactgctgtgttcaccactaaaccgtGTTCCTAactgccacatctacacatttttgaacactttcagtGATGCTGTTATCACAGTATTATCAGTGAGAGTCATCCAAGGGGCAAGAAAACCTCTCCAATGATAGCCTAAATATGTCAGAGAACACTATTTAGGTGAGGAGTAAATTAGCATATTCCCTTCTTCTACACTCACCTTGACCCCTGGTCCTGAGTTCTAAGAAGTATCTTCATGGTGATTCTTGCTCTTGACCAATACTCCTTGAAGGATTTCATGCAAAATCAAACTGTCTCATAAAGAGGAAGTGTTGAACAGTCAGTGGTGTAATGGGACCCCTGGGAGATGTGGGAGTGGGCTGGTGATCCCTCAGGCAGAAGTGGTTACCAAAGCCTGACTGAGTATTGAGCTACTGCATGAAAGGCTGGGAATGGCTCCCCTCCTAGTGCTGTGCAAAGCCTGACCTACCAGATGGGCCCACAGTACTCTTCCCATCTGAAGTTCTCAGGACATACAAGGAATGTAGAGCTTTTGttgtttaaaagaacaaaacccatCAACTCTGTGCTTAGATCTATAGCACTGGACAGCAGTAATTTTGTGGATCACAAATCTGGATTTGGACACCTAAAGTAGAAATCAGACCATGACCTTCTAGGAGGGCACTTCTCACTACCTGCAAGAAACTATGATGAAAGTGTCTGTCAAAGCTGTACAGTAAGGTCTGGTGTTGCTCCATTCTCTGCTGAACTAAAGTTAGTCTTGTGCCTGGAATCTGTAGCTGGAgaccagctccagcacaggctcagGTACAGACTGACAGTGTGAAATCGCCTGGGTACTCAGGCTTCATACTCTATCCACCCAGTGGGCTCTTTCAACTCCCAAGAACTCAACTGCACTTGTTTATCCCCTCTAGCTAACTCATCTATCTCTCCTTAATGAAAGTGTCAATGCGGAAgtgagatggagaggagagacCCAAATCCATCTATTACTTCAAGAATCAGTTTAAACCCCATCTTTCTTTGGTCCATAAAATTGTTTCTCTCATTCAGATAAAACTGTTCAGCTATGATGTTTCCCTTCGTACTTCTTCAGTGAGAGCCATGTGGGACTATCAGCTTGTTCAAAGTTCTCTCTTTCTTCAATCTTACAAAGGGTCTCCAGAGAGAGAGACTTCAAATTTGTATTTGAGATTCTATTCCTACCTGTATTTTGATCTGTCACACAAGGACTCCAGGCACTGGTAGAAGAGGGATGCCTCTACTCCTTCAAGCGGGTTGCAGTCATTTGGGGGCTGGCGCTGCCGATGTTGCCCAGAGGACGATGTTGGCACAATCACAGTATTTGGATTCTTACCAGCCAGCAGGTCTTGATAAATGGCAGCCACACTTTCCAGGAACTctaaaagaacagaaagcaatttaaaacTCAGAGCTGTAACCAGCAAAGCACCCTCCTGACCTACCAGACTGTGGCTTAAACTGTTGTTCTATGTTGTACATAGTACTAACTGGAAATAAGCACAACTCTACAGCATCCTACATGTTCAGAACAGATATTATGCATGCTCATACAGCCATTTCCTTAGAAGTTGCTGTCTTCTTATTAGGATGATTATGAGAGGTCACTCACTCTGTTGAGAAGATTCATCTCAAGGGAACAAAGGCTAGCTAGTACACTGATAAAACAGTGAAGCATGAAAGCTAATGTCAAACAAAAACTAGTTTGTGAAGTcgaaaatgttttccttcttcatgtCTTGCCACTGATTAAGAGCTCATCCAAGTTGGGAGCAAACTGTATTGAACTGCAACAGGAGGAAAGGGAGCATGTTAGTTAGGGCTCCAGGCTGTATCCCAGCTTGCTTCTGTGCTGCTCCAAAGTAAATATAACACAGGATCTAGAAGAAGGGCCAGGGCAGGTCAGGCCTAGAGTTGGCAGAAAgcccctccccaggctcctcATACTACCCACTGTTTACTGCAGGAGTCTAATTTTAAACAAGTTTGTTTATGGATGTGGTCAGCAGTTTACAAATCTAGATTCCATTTGGAGTGGTTTGCATGTGTGTGGGTTGGTGGGAGAGTGTAtgacaggctgtgtgtgtgcactgtgccTGAGTGAACAGAACAGGGATGGGATCTTTGAGTGTGTGTACACAAGAATGAGCTTGCCAGGACTGCAGTGGCATTTAATTTCCAAGTGAATGGAAGTGCAATGCTGTGCGTGTGATGGGTGGAGAGGAAAGTCAGGATGTCAGCaggccctggggctgtgctgaggttCTGCAGCTCCATGGAAATATTTGTTATATCAGAGAAAACTttccaaacacattttctgtccCTGACTAAAGGCATTGCAAGCCTGGTTCTGCCCAACTCAAAATCCCCATTTTGAACGGTTTTTTTACAATGACTTGTCATGGATAAAGTTGTGATACACACAGCAGAGTTACAAGGGAAGTATATACAGAGAACTATTGAGAAAAAGAGATTATTGTATTAGGGATAGCAGCAGACTCCTAAGTGCTAGTAAGATGGGAACTCACAGGTTGGATCAGATAGCCACCCAAGTTTACTCTCTGACCACAGACTCTCCTCGCAACAGCTTCTAGCCAGTGCTTCTCAGTATCCAAACCTGGCCCATTTTGCCTGGTCGAGGCCAATTGTGAGCTGCATCCATCAGAGGGAGCCATTTCAGTGTGAGTGGACAGAAGTTTATGAGCTTTATGTTAGAAAGTGATGCGTGCCAGGAGGTGAGAAAGTGGCATGCTAGCGAGTGTTTGGAAGCATATCTAATGCTTCCCTCTTTTTGTCCTGAATGAGATTCTCATTCAGTCATTCTCCTGAATGACCAACAATATGAAGACTGTTCAGATGGATTATctgttccttttgctttccaaCTAGGGGGTcacaaatcaaacaaaagagGTGGTTCTTCACAGGACAGATGTCAAACCTGTGCAATTCTTTGCCAAAAGCTGTGGAGGTTACAATTTTATGTGATTtcaaggagaggctggagaagtTCTTGGAAGTGGAGTCCACTGAGGGTTCCTAAACCCATGGGAATTATACCCAGTTCAGAAACTCTGAGCTGAAACCAGCTCATAGTTGAGCAAATATTAAGGGGAAAAATTACATTGATTTGCCCAgttgctttttcatttaaaggtACCAGCTGGTGGGCTTTTCCTATCCTGTCTTCCAGTAGGATTGAATAATTTCcttaaagaaagggaaaaaaatcttcctagTAAAAGCTAATTGTTAGCTGCTAACATAATCTAGATAAAGCTGGAAATTTATGTCTCAAGGCCAAGACAAATAAATGCATTAGACACAGCAGTTGCAGGTATGTTGTCATTCACAACAATTTGGAATCTTCTTATTAAGTCTCCTGTCTCTTGACATCTGTGATGCTTTTCATCAGTAGAGCCCATTAGCtatgtattttctgtgaaaaagcaTATCCTTTCAAGTTTCAAAAAAGTGCAAAGATTGGGAAGCTGTAGAGTTGTAAGGCTACAAGTGGGAGAAGTCAACAGCTTCCCAGCATTTACCTGAGTAGTAGAACTGGATCTggaaagcaaagaggaaatcagAAAAAGACATCAGGCAATCCATTGCATCATCCATCAGCACAATCCTATGATAAGATGAGAGAAATAGTTTAGCATCTGCAGAAAAACTAAAGCCTGTAACCAGGAACCCCAGACCTTGCAGAAGTGCAGCAAAGGAGCTATGTGCAGTTGAGGATTGCTAGTGGCCCAGTATAAGTTAGGAGAGAGAAATGGGAACAACGATTGCAGCACGGATGTGGATGCCCTAATATCAAATGAAGGCAGCTTAGGAAGCTGAAGTGAGGAGAACATGCTGAATGTCAATCACACACTTCAGCTACATTGTGAACAGAGCAGTGCGACATTCAAAGCCTGGTGGACATGATGGAACAAACACCGGTACAAAAAACTACAAGGCTGGTTCACATTGCTGTATAGAATttagaatatcctgagttggaaggcatCCACAAAGATCATCATAGTCCAGCTTCTAAATGTGACCACAGACAGGACAGTTACACAAGTAGTAAACTGGTATAAGCAGAACAAGACTCATGCTATTCCTGTTTATCAGAATTCATCAAACTGGgacatttttcagatttataAAGGTCACAACAGTTGCAGTTCACCATCTACACCCAAACAAACTCTACTTGACTACAGAGGAAATAACATTGCACCAACAGCTTCCTAACTGCACTCTGTGAACATCTTCCCTTCCTGATAAAAGAATCAGTCTCCTTTAATATTAGGTCTATTATTTGACTATCAAATCGAATTTCATGCAACTGAAGACTTCTTGGGTGAGGGACAGTCTTCTTTGTCTCTGCTAAGTCCTAGGTGTATGTAGGGAGCTACATGCATCCCTATTTTGAAGCATATTTTCTGAATACGGAAAATACCAGCCACAGGCCATAAAGATGAAATATAAGCGATAGCAAAGTCCAATtcttcctttcaggaaaaaaccTGTGGATTTCAgggcaaaaatgaaaaagaaaacaaaaacaatgcTCTGGTCCCTGCCACCACTACCTAAAGATAAAAAGGTCAATCTCTGAAATGGGGAAAATCAAACTCATCTAATCAATGACAGCTTAGactgcaaaacagaagaaaatattccacTTTAATGGGAAAAACCCCAGACTATTCAGGCAAAGCTAAAGAAAGGCAATTGGTATTTCTTTCCAACTTCATGTAGGTCTACTGAACCTGTAGCATCTGGCATACTGTGCCATATGACAATTGTCAGTTCATTACAGCCAAAGTATGGGCCATCCAGGAGGACCCTTTTAACACAGGGCCAGATGCAGTCTGCACACCAACTCCTGTAGCATCAATTGTCTAAACACATTGCTGGGGAAACACTGTTCTGTCTAATGTAAAAGACTCCAGGGAGCTGTGTGGGAGGCTGACCTAGAAGAACATAGGATCTTGCAAGACTTCCCTGCCACTCAGACCAGTTCTGTTCACTGTGGCAAAATCAAACATGTAGAGCAGCTTGAATTAATTATCTCAAAGAAGAAAGACTGGGGCTAAGAGGGTCCCCAGGAGAAAAGccagtatttaaaacaaaaccctttgAAGATGTCAAAGTgcttctgatttatttattacattCCAGaagcctcctctcctcctgtctaAAGAAGCAGTAGCTTCAGTTCTTAATTCTCACTAATAAGCATGTTACTGAGATTGTCGGTGGCCACATCAAGGAAATGGCTTTGAAGCTGGCAGGCAGAGCATCTTCATCTCTCAGGCAATACTGCTCAGCCACTGGCATTTCCAACCACTATTTAAGCACTGGAAATATGATTGGCCACATCACTGATGAGCTGCACTCCCTCCTTTGAAATGATGGTCTGTCTCCCAGATACCCTCAAAGCACCAAAGCTTTCTTCTACAGGATGCATGAAAACAACAGTGGAGAGTGGTTTTACATATTTGTTAT from Sylvia atricapilla isolate bSylAtr1 chromosome 6, bSylAtr1.pri, whole genome shotgun sequence includes the following:
- the LOC136362520 gene encoding centriolar satellite-associated tubulin polyglutamylase complex regulator 1-like is translated as MELTQKAARIVLMDDAMDCLMSFSDFLFAFQIQFYYSEFLESVAAIYQDLLAGKNPNTVIVPTSSSGQHRQRQPPNDCNPLEGVEASLFYQCLESLCDRSKYSCPPSALVKEMLSSVQRMTFYGFLMALAKDQGINRALGALPDKGDLFLDPAMDQELEKLVAQVSGLSVSGPASSSADTANMPVRNSPRINSPWKPLHHRRKMDAESEGSNEETDSSEN